The following proteins are encoded in a genomic region of [Eubacterium] hominis:
- a CDS encoding SWIM zinc finger family protein, with the protein MSRYWNEFQTYSQMSVEELQRKAKESSEKAKSKGKEMHPVIVQGRKIANSWWGQAWCNNLERYADYANRIDRGKRYVKSGTVIDLQIQEGKINARVQGSRKTPYKVEIRISPLKEAQCQKIIQACGEEIENLEELINGNFPDELKALFLGEDGLFPSPQEINYDCSCPNWALMCKHVAAVLYGIAVQFDENPFLFFELRGIDVNRFINVTLQNKVEVMLEHAGDKSERQIEEDKIYQVFGL; encoded by the coding sequence ATGAGTCGATATTGGAATGAATTTCAAACATACTCCCAAATGAGTGTGGAAGAATTACAGCGAAAAGCAAAAGAAAGCAGTGAAAAAGCCAAGTCAAAAGGCAAAGAAATGCATCCTGTGATTGTACAAGGTAGGAAAATCGCAAACAGCTGGTGGGGACAGGCATGGTGTAATAATCTGGAACGATATGCCGATTATGCAAACCGCATTGATCGAGGAAAACGTTATGTAAAAAGTGGCACAGTCATTGATTTACAAATACAAGAAGGTAAAATCAATGCCCGTGTACAAGGCTCAAGGAAAACACCATATAAAGTAGAAATTCGTATCAGTCCTTTAAAAGAAGCGCAATGTCAAAAAATCATTCAGGCATGTGGAGAAGAAATTGAAAATTTGGAAGAGCTGATCAATGGAAACTTTCCAGATGAATTAAAAGCTTTATTCTTAGGAGAGGATGGATTATTTCCTTCCCCTCAAGAAATCAATTATGATTGCAGCTGTCCCAATTGGGCATTGATGTGTAAACATGTTGCGGCAGTGTTATATGGCATTGCGGTACAATTTGATGAAAATCCATTCTTGTTCTTTGAACTAAGAGGAATTGATGTGAATCGTTTTATCAATGTGACATTACAGAATAAAGTAGAAGTGATGCTGGAACATGCTGGTGATAAAAGCGAACGCCAGATTGAGGAAGATAAAATCTATCAAGTATTTGGTCTATAG
- a CDS encoding DEAD/DEAH box helicase: MKQDLQQIQFIFTQDTFILDEVQIYDKASIQSYIDSYNQDRYQYLYHLGFANQKGLSLSASFLQLLSESFVDTLLHCSELEIARENIVVEADEDTVEKLLHSVPFVIGSEYINATWIKLMYTHLQEVFAKEISSYQGSVQMYIAEKTQNLQVAQRIFFHLVDYEEENYPFAFMATYATKDEKGHIRHKPLEHALKEYQNDRKQLITLLSCLNKAAKVSSVIGGFMESGEMFHPIKLTIKEAYSFLQTVPEIENCGIKCRVPNWWKKKYSSIHLDIKIGDKEPSLLGFDSILSMTPKLMVNGVALTQAEVKAMLKEEEGLIWMKGQWVEIKHDKLRQLLEQMKNYKGTMNLKEALQVQLDTSDNDPDGDVLISNGKWLGTLLHNLRQPTNLKNIKMPKHFHATLREYQKSGYTWLDYMGKLGFGACLADDMGLGKTVQVLAYLESMREKQPNAKVLLVVPASLLGNWEKEIQKFADHIDYHIYHGASAKVLNEELHQTISFLNITTYNMVSRIENLQKVDWDCVILDEAQAIKNPLTKQTKTIKQLQAHMRIAMTGTPIENDLINLWSLFDFLNKGLLGTFKEFQTYTKRMSEELDRNGKLKNMVSPFILRRLKTDKSIISDLPEKLEEIKYVNLSKRQSVLYHQVLADVEEKLHELEGMERRGLILSTLTKLKQICNHPDQFTHDINYLPKESGKFELLKDLCETIFEKRERVLVFTQYKEICDYLDDYLATIFKRRGFVIHGGTSAKKRTEIVDKFNSETYYPYIICSVKAAGTGLNLTAANHVIHFDRWWNPAVENQASDRAYRIGQKKNVFVHKLVCKGTVEEKIDALINSKKELAESIITAGKASWITELGDAELMNILRLDEGVSK, encoded by the coding sequence ATGAAACAAGACCTGCAGCAAATACAATTCATTTTTACACAAGATACCTTTATCTTAGATGAAGTGCAAATTTATGATAAAGCAAGTATTCAATCTTATATCGACAGCTATAATCAGGACCGTTATCAATATTTATACCATTTAGGATTTGCAAATCAAAAAGGATTGAGCCTGTCCGCATCTTTTTTACAACTGTTATCTGAGAGCTTTGTAGATACCCTGTTGCATTGTTCAGAACTTGAAATTGCAAGAGAAAACATTGTTGTGGAAGCTGATGAAGATACGGTGGAAAAACTATTACACAGTGTACCATTTGTGATAGGTAGTGAATATATTAATGCGACATGGATCAAGTTGATGTATACACATTTACAGGAAGTATTTGCGAAGGAAATATCATCCTATCAAGGCAGTGTACAAATGTACATCGCAGAGAAAACCCAGAATCTTCAGGTGGCACAGCGTATCTTTTTTCATCTTGTAGATTATGAAGAAGAAAACTATCCGTTTGCATTCATGGCTACCTATGCAACTAAGGATGAAAAAGGTCATATCCGTCATAAACCGTTAGAACATGCATTAAAAGAATATCAAAATGATCGAAAACAACTAATCACTTTACTATCCTGTCTGAATAAGGCAGCTAAGGTTTCTTCTGTTATTGGTGGATTTATGGAAAGTGGAGAAATGTTTCATCCAATCAAACTAACCATCAAAGAAGCGTATTCCTTCTTGCAAACGGTTCCTGAAATAGAAAACTGCGGTATTAAATGTCGTGTACCAAATTGGTGGAAAAAGAAATATTCCTCTATTCATCTGGATATAAAAATTGGTGATAAAGAACCAAGCTTATTAGGTTTTGATTCTATATTAAGTATGACACCAAAACTTATGGTCAATGGCGTTGCCCTTACACAAGCAGAAGTAAAAGCGATGTTAAAGGAAGAAGAAGGCTTAATCTGGATGAAAGGGCAATGGGTAGAAATCAAACACGATAAACTAAGACAGCTTCTTGAACAAATGAAAAACTATAAAGGCACCATGAATCTAAAAGAAGCCTTACAGGTACAACTGGATACATCTGATAATGATCCGGATGGGGATGTGCTCATCAGCAATGGAAAATGGCTGGGTACTTTATTACATAATTTACGACAACCTACAAATCTAAAGAATATCAAAATGCCAAAACACTTTCATGCAACGTTACGAGAATATCAAAAAAGTGGCTATACCTGGTTGGATTATATGGGAAAACTAGGATTTGGCGCATGTCTTGCGGATGATATGGGGCTAGGGAAAACCGTGCAGGTATTAGCATATTTAGAAAGTATGCGTGAAAAACAACCAAACGCAAAAGTATTGTTGGTGGTGCCTGCTTCCTTGCTTGGAAACTGGGAAAAAGAAATACAGAAGTTTGCGGATCATATCGATTATCATATCTATCATGGCGCATCTGCCAAAGTATTGAATGAGGAATTACATCAAACCATCAGCTTTTTAAATATCACAACTTATAACATGGTATCCCGTATAGAAAATTTACAGAAAGTAGATTGGGATTGTGTCATCTTGGATGAAGCACAGGCAATCAAAAATCCATTAACAAAACAAACCAAAACCATTAAGCAGCTACAAGCACATATGCGCATTGCCATGACAGGTACACCAATTGAAAATGATCTAATAAACTTATGGTCCCTATTTGATTTTCTGAATAAAGGTTTACTTGGTACATTTAAAGAATTTCAGACCTATACCAAACGCATGAGTGAGGAACTGGATAGAAATGGAAAACTAAAAAATATGGTATCCCCATTTATCCTGCGTAGATTAAAAACCGATAAATCAATCATTTCTGATTTACCAGAAAAACTAGAAGAAATCAAATATGTCAATTTATCCAAACGACAAAGTGTTTTATATCATCAGGTACTAGCAGATGTAGAAGAGAAACTACATGAATTAGAAGGTATGGAGCGTAGAGGATTGATTTTATCCACCCTAACCAAGTTAAAACAAATCTGTAATCATCCTGACCAGTTTACGCATGATATCAACTATCTGCCAAAGGAAAGTGGCAAATTTGAATTACTAAAAGACTTATGTGAAACTATATTTGAAAAACGTGAACGTGTATTGGTGTTTACACAATATAAAGAAATTTGTGATTATCTGGATGACTATCTGGCAACAATTTTTAAACGCAGAGGTTTTGTGATTCATGGAGGAACATCCGCTAAAAAACGTACAGAAATTGTGGATAAATTTAATAGTGAAACGTATTATCCTTATATTATCTGTTCCGTAAAAGCCGCAGGTACAGGATTAAACCTAACAGCTGCCAATCATGTTATCCATTTTGATCGCTGGTGGAACCCTGCTGTAGAAAATCAGGCAAGTGATCGTGCATATCGTATTGGTCAAAAGAAGAATGTATTTGTACATAAGCTGGTTTGTAAAGGAACAGTGGAAGAAAAGATAGATGCGCTTATCAATTCTAAAAAAGAACTGGCAGAAAGTATCATCACGGCAGGAAAAGCAAGCTGGATCACAGAATTAGGCGATGCAGAATTAATGAATATCTTACGTCTTGATGAGGGGGTATCTAAATGA